Sequence from the Miscanthus floridulus cultivar M001 chromosome 16, ASM1932011v1, whole genome shotgun sequence genome:
atttttgcaagtgtttaaTGGGATTCATccttaaaaaaaagaataatgGGAGGTATGGCAGGATATACTTCAAGCTTCCGTATAATGGGATTCATCCTTAAAAAAAAGAATATTGGGGTAACACATCTATTTCAGGAATGATCTGATGCTTGGTCACAGGAAAGGCTCGCAACCCCTTCTTGAGCCAACTATGATTTGGTGCTTGTTTAATTCTTTCGTCTAACCGTTCACATTTGGAAAGCATCGAAGTTAATTATTTGAGATCCATGTAAAATGTACAGTCAAGTCAAGGCTATATAAGTGTCATAAAGATACAATGATCACTGATGCAGCCTTTTTTTAGTAGTATTACAACACGTCTGTGGCCTATCTTAGGTGTTTTAGTCCTCTGCGATTTTGTATTTCTAACTATGGTGATCCATACAGTGTACAGGTAAACACATTTCCTCAGGTGtacatatatatttttttctatttAAAAGCATTCTCTGTTCTGTCAAGATTTATAATGCCTAAACCCCCTTTGTTCTCGGGGCTGACATAACAGTGGCTACCTAACTAGTCTATGCTTCTTTTTGTGTTAaccattttgccaaaaaaaaaccaTGATCTGTGAAAACCTTTTTTTGACAATATCTCTAGGGATTTCAAAGAAAAATAGCATAATCATAGAAATGCTTGATAATCTGAGTTAATCAACACTAGTCTTTTCCCAACCGATAGATGGTTTATTTTCCAACTACTGAGTCTTTCTTCTATTCGTTTTACTTAACTCACAGTAAATTATTGGGAGAAATGTAATATGTAATAAAAGTTTAGAGTAACTAGCTGATGGTAGCCTAAAATATCAATTATCTGCAAACCGCGCAGAGTCTATTACAGAAATAAAGGATCAGGCATTGCTGGAAACTATATACCCAGAAAATAAATAAATGGCATAACTCATGGTGCTccaattttattttgttttcatgttTGAGGTACTTTACCTTAGACATAAACAATAGGCAATGTCACCTCATCCACCGCAGTCGCATGTTTGAGGAAGTCTTCAGTGATCTTGTCGGATGTGAAGTCCTGGGTCACTCTCGTGCCCTGCACAATTATCATGTCAAGGCACATCGGTGCCTTCTCCTGTGCTTGAGACTTAATAGTGATATAACACCTGGAACATGGCGACATGATTCCTTTGTTTGGCTTTGCGCAATACTTGTTTTGATCAGTCTTTACAAAAAATGCAAGGAAGCTGTCCGCCTTGTTGGTTATATGCAGGCAGCAAGACAGCTCCCTCTTTGGCTCAAACGGAAAGCGCAGCTCCAAGGATGGATCGAGTGCAATATCATTCTTGAACTTGGATAACTGAAAGCAAAAAATGGGATTATTAGGTCGTCATTTAGGCACCGTTAGGTATTTTATTGCGGACATCACTTAAAGTTCATTCATTTCTAAAGGCAGAGTAGTCATTTTTGTCCCCTAAATATGGCTCAATTTCTTCCTTGAATTTTCCAAACGATCGTTTCAGTCTTCAAAGTCAACTATTGTGCTTAGTTTCATCTCAGAACTACCAAATCATTTCTACAGAAATAGTTTTGGTCAATGCTTGGGATTTTTTTCCACTTGACGATTCATCATAAAGAATAGGTGTCAATAGAAATAGAACTGTGAGCCTATGGGTATGAACCACCACATGAGATACATCTCTACCTATGGATTTGGTTACCACCAGTACAAATCCTCTATTGACACTAGTAGTAGGCTTAAAACAACCGCACGTGGGAATGGATTTATAACGGCGGTTGTCTTAAATCTACTAATAGTGTAAATCTAGGATTTGTATTGGTTTTCTTAACCATTAGTATAGATATGTTTACATCGACGATTTTCTTAACCCACCAACAGTACAAataatttaaaattaattttattGGATTTTTTTTCAAATAACCTTGGATGCAGAAAtaacctaaaccaaagttgtagtcaaAAAGATATATGACCTTTTAGTTGACTacttccatttgaaatcatttaaagcCCCAAAAATCTATTTTAAGATTAATGATTGAAATTAATATTTTTATGAATTTTTAGATGACTACAATAAAAACTTGACCTAAACCAAAGTTCTAGTACTCAAAGAAATCTAAAACTTTCTtcaaactttttcatttaaatttgtttaggaTATCAAATATGCATTAATATTTACTAAACtgaatataaaagaaatgcatcagCCACTTAGTCACAAGTGACTCTAAGACGCTATGGTAAGAAAGCAACACGTGAGGCCTAAAGTTGTGAGTTAGCTTCTTCCAGGGTAAACAAAAATTCTTTTTTTGGCCCATTTTATgaattatataaaaatatttatattGGTGGTTTGTGTAAGCATGCCACCAGTGTAATGCCGGTAGCTCTAAGCTAACCGCTAGCGTAAACATTTACATTGGAGGTGGAACATCACCATTTTCATTGGCTTCTCTCATTGGCGGTTCACAAAACTATCAAAACAAATGCAAAAAATGTTGTATGTGAAATGTTTTCGTACTAGTGAATTAACCGTTTTAGTTCTCAAACTTTGCGTTTTGGGCTCAATTTTATCCAAGAACTATCAAGTGTATTTTCAATCCTCAAACTCTTCTTTTTAGCCCAAATTCGTCACTTGGCCTACGTGGAACACCGCACTATCATGCCTAGTCAGCTCTAGAATTGCCTCTAATTGGAGATAAAAAAACAATACTTGGATCAAAACATCATtagtcactggtagagaaccgagctttactcccggtggggaaccccctctagtcccggttccccacccgggagcaagcatccgggactaaagggggggtcctttagtcccgggtcaggaaccgggactaaaggaggacctttagtcccggtgggtaacaccaaccgagactaaaggtgcctcccgacatgccacgatggccggcacctttagtcccggttggtaatacgaaccgggactaaaggtctttttcttttttcttttcttttcatttttttgttttcttttcaaaataggttttcgaagtcatattgtacgctgctaattatacatttatacgcgcatatagtatgtttcggttcaagcacaatgaacgtattaaatcacataattcaagcatagaaatatatatatatatatatatatatatatatatatatatatatatatatatatatatatatatatgcatgcatgcatcatatatatatttacatgcatgcatgcatatgtgtattttacattatattatttcatgtgcatatattacaaaagattgcattatagttgttgtgacataacaagtttcctctcatcctctagcttggcttcaatggcagtgttgggtcgaagtagaactcgcccttggaatcgatgacctgctcattaaaaaatccggctatagactcttgaattgctttgatttggtcttgccgtatgaccttttcctccaaccatcgagtctacaggtttgaattaaaggaaaataaattaatatatgtacatatatatatataaagacatagtaacacaatcaataataataattaaatgaatatatagtgtatttttaacgtactttgagtctctctgtaggagttctttgggagagcaccttgataaacttgcaaacatagtaaccacagtagttgtttccctgttcctgcctcagacaccactttacgagaaaaagatttgtcatccaatctggtgatccggtgaaagctatatgtttaattaataaagatgatgcgattcaggggacttactttcaaagggattacattcagtggcg
This genomic interval carries:
- the LOC136510186 gene encoding vesicle-associated protein 3-1-like gives rise to the protein MAGENGYNDYCDSRYSQQFLEKHRPEFLASVQEYWKKKMQATAGYEWNETDLLGVKKCTEIAMSCVETNRNKRPTTEMVINDLNELDAQIEKILRKDPKSLIAQLSKFKNDIALDPSLELRFPFEPKRELSCCLHITNKADSFLAFFVKTDQNKYCAKPNKGIMSPCSRCYITIKSQAQEKAPMCLDMIIVQGTRVTQDFTSDKITEDFLKHATAVDEVTLPIVYV